Proteins encoded in a region of the Tepidisphaeraceae bacterium genome:
- a CDS encoding ATP-binding protein — translation MSDQLRRKSDRLATAAPSNASEVVTTDNPKVPRRTLGHTAGRLVTAAYVMLIMAGLWTACVWTVRQSVAQASAEALNAHASLRVNTVRDHLQRNDLTAARRLVSDAVADLGLLGSRLVLPTGEVVADHTPALISVRSLPPEWLEAGLDFTNAPVPGQTVVPFELPGRGWLRLELIADPARQQANLLPLHATFALGTVVLLAGITFVARRSSKRMRGAEEIHQALIALDRGETDLAILQISESIGSEVRAWNTLLQTREDEGRAALVTRTGTAAAALGGRSSGQLFAACDALPNGLVVVDAQQNVRFSNGAAVMMLRLGDGDLVGKPFADLIADASVATAVHEAVAGGRKRSKLEFERAEDGNTSWFRVNVRPLRRDDGGGAVVTVEDVTQARTAEQARDTFIAQATHELRTPLTNICLYVEAAIDAGDDAVTRSASLNVINEESRRLERIVGDMLSVSEIQAGSFKVEMRDVRLDALFDKIHRDFEAQAVDKRIKLTFHLPPKFPVARGDRDKIEIAIQNLVGNAIKYTPAGGRVDVSVESTEQLLSIAVKDTGFGISPDALPRLFSRFFRADDPRVREVTGTGLGLALARDVVRLHGGDITVDSQLNKGSTFTMTLPLGIEVHQPC, via the coding sequence GTGTCTGACCAACTTCGTAGAAAATCAGACCGTCTCGCCACCGCCGCGCCATCCAACGCCTCGGAAGTGGTGACGACCGATAACCCGAAGGTGCCGCGGCGCACGCTCGGCCACACCGCCGGGCGTCTCGTTACGGCCGCCTACGTCATGCTGATCATGGCCGGCCTCTGGACGGCATGCGTTTGGACGGTTCGCCAGTCGGTGGCACAGGCGTCGGCCGAGGCCCTTAACGCGCACGCCAGCCTGCGGGTCAACACCGTGCGCGATCACCTGCAGCGCAACGACCTCACCGCTGCCCGCCGGCTCGTCAGCGATGCGGTGGCGGACCTGGGCCTGCTGGGCAGTCGACTCGTCCTACCGACCGGCGAGGTGGTCGCCGACCACACGCCAGCGTTGATCAGCGTTCGTTCCCTGCCGCCCGAGTGGCTTGAGGCCGGCCTCGACTTCACGAATGCACCCGTACCCGGTCAAACCGTCGTCCCCTTCGAACTGCCCGGCCGTGGCTGGTTGCGGCTGGAGTTGATCGCCGATCCCGCGCGGCAGCAGGCCAACCTGCTTCCACTGCACGCGACGTTCGCGTTGGGCACCGTCGTGCTGCTGGCGGGCATCACGTTCGTCGCCCGCCGTTCCAGCAAGCGGATGCGCGGCGCAGAAGAGATCCACCAAGCCCTGATCGCCCTGGACCGCGGCGAGACCGACCTGGCGATCCTGCAGATCTCCGAATCCATCGGCTCCGAGGTTCGCGCCTGGAACACGTTGCTGCAAACGCGCGAGGACGAGGGCCGCGCCGCGCTCGTTACGCGAACCGGGACGGCGGCGGCGGCGCTGGGTGGCCGGTCCAGTGGGCAGTTGTTCGCCGCCTGCGACGCGCTGCCGAACGGGCTGGTCGTGGTGGACGCGCAGCAGAACGTGCGCTTCAGCAACGGCGCCGCCGTCATGATGCTGCGCCTCGGCGACGGTGACCTCGTCGGCAAGCCGTTCGCCGACCTGATCGCCGACGCCAGCGTCGCCACGGCCGTCCATGAGGCGGTCGCCGGTGGCCGGAAGCGGTCGAAGCTGGAGTTCGAGCGTGCCGAGGACGGCAACACGAGCTGGTTCCGCGTGAACGTGCGCCCGCTGCGCCGCGACGACGGTGGCGGCGCCGTGGTCACCGTGGAGGACGTCACGCAGGCTCGCACCGCCGAGCAGGCGCGCGACACGTTCATCGCCCAGGCCACGCACGAGCTGCGCACCCCGCTGACCAACATCTGCCTGTACGTCGAGGCCGCGATCGACGCCGGCGACGACGCCGTCACCCGCTCGGCCAGCCTGAACGTCATCAACGAGGAAAGCCGCCGCCTCGAGCGCATCGTCGGCGACATGCTGTCGGTCTCCGAGATCCAGGCCGGATCGTTCAAGGTGGAGATGCGCGACGTGCGCCTCGACGCGCTGTTCGACAAGATCCATCGCGACTTCGAGGCGCAGGCCGTCGACAAGCGCATCAAGTTAACCTTCCACCTGCCGCCGAAGTTCCCCGTGGCGCGCGGCGACCGCGACAAGATCGAGATCGCGATCCAGAACCTCGTCGGCAACGCGATCAAGTACACGCCCGCCGGTGGCCGGGTCGACGTGAGCGTCGAATCGACCGAACAGCTGCTCAGCATCGCCGTGAAGGACACCGGCTTCGGCATCTCGCCCGACGCGCTGCCCAGGCTCTTCAGTCGCTTCTTCCGCGCCGACGACCCGCGCGTGCGCGAGGTCACCGGGACCGGGCTCGGGTTGGCGCTGGCGCGCGACGTGGTCCGGCTGCACGGGGGCGACATCACCGTCGATTCGCAGCTCAACAAGGGCTCCACGTTCACCATGACGCTGCCGCTCGGCATCGAGGTGCACCAGCCATGCTGA
- a CDS encoding STAS domain-containing protein, translated as MLTIAEIQSGAIRVFKPNGALCAPDVAPFRQRMLDAVDRHLGRFVIDMNGVPFIDSQGLEALVDTTQALSRLGQALRLSGATKTVREVMEVTGLADQFEHYDDTNAAVRSFLS; from the coding sequence ATGCTGACCATCGCCGAGATCCAGAGCGGCGCGATCCGCGTCTTCAAGCCCAACGGCGCGCTGTGCGCGCCCGACGTCGCGCCGTTCCGCCAGCGCATGCTGGATGCGGTCGACCGTCACCTGGGCCGCTTCGTGATCGACATGAACGGCGTGCCGTTCATCGACAGCCAGGGATTGGAAGCGTTGGTCGACACCACGCAGGCCCTGTCGCGCCTCGGCCAGGCCCTGCGCCTCAGCGGCGCGACGAAGACCGTGCGCGAGGTGATGGAGGTCACCGGCCTGGCCGACCAGTTCGAACATTACGACGACACGAACGCCGCCGTACGCAGCTTCCTGTCGTAG
- a CDS encoding ATPase, T2SS/T4P/T4SS family, producing the protein MIPQPKKPRIGELLVREGVLTEEQLARTLAEQKASGQKLGQMLVDQGAITPGALVQLLARSLGVPGVQLRHGLMDPAVFDLLGAEEAERLLAVPMFKVHSTLTVAMTEPQSLPKLDRLRQLTQCRIRPVLALEPNLFEFIRKYAAGETSVSAFLSGLTESDVAVVERESVDDGPATDLDRMVAGSPVVNLVNIALLTAVRDKASDIHIEPDKKGTRIRYRIDGVLRDLMKPPAGMHSAVVSRVKVIAKMDIAEKRLPQEGRVHIVAEGREIDLRVSSMPTLLGEKLVLRILDKSNLRVKLSDLGFRPEALTSFRRMLDQPHGLVLVTGPTGSGKTTTLYSALDLLRSPEVNIITIEDPVEYQLDLVNQTHVNEAVGLTFARALRSILRQDPDVIMVGEIRDQDTARVAVQAALTGHLVLATLHTNDAPGAVARLLDMGIEPYLLSSAINGVVAQRLARNVCPACATKYYPSEQELRDAELMDQVGRPFRKGSGCPQCHDSGFRGRCGIYEVMEVTPELRRMVHRAAASHDIREQFRKLGGRTLRDEGVAIALEGTSSLDEVLRVTHCDDADTSDEVPAAA; encoded by the coding sequence ATGATCCCGCAGCCGAAGAAACCTCGCATCGGTGAACTGCTGGTACGCGAAGGCGTGCTGACCGAAGAGCAGCTTGCGCGCACGCTGGCCGAGCAGAAGGCCAGCGGCCAGAAGCTCGGGCAGATGCTGGTGGACCAGGGCGCGATCACCCCCGGTGCGCTCGTGCAGCTGCTGGCGCGCAGCCTCGGCGTGCCCGGCGTGCAGCTGCGGCACGGCCTGATGGACCCCGCCGTCTTCGACCTGCTGGGCGCCGAGGAGGCCGAGCGGTTGCTGGCCGTGCCCATGTTCAAGGTTCACTCGACGCTCACGGTCGCGATGACCGAGCCGCAATCGCTGCCGAAGCTAGACCGCCTGCGGCAGCTCACGCAGTGCAGGATCCGGCCCGTGCTGGCGCTGGAGCCGAACCTCTTCGAGTTCATCCGCAAGTACGCCGCCGGCGAGACGTCGGTCAGCGCGTTCCTGTCGGGCCTCACCGAGTCCGACGTCGCCGTGGTCGAACGCGAAAGCGTGGACGACGGCCCCGCGACCGACCTCGATCGCATGGTCGCCGGCTCGCCGGTGGTGAACCTGGTGAACATCGCCCTGCTGACGGCCGTGCGCGACAAGGCGAGCGACATCCACATCGAACCGGACAAGAAGGGCACGCGCATCCGCTACCGCATCGACGGCGTGCTGCGCGACCTGATGAAGCCCCCCGCCGGCATGCACTCGGCCGTGGTGTCGCGCGTAAAGGTGATCGCGAAGATGGACATCGCCGAGAAGCGCCTGCCGCAGGAGGGTCGAGTCCACATCGTCGCCGAGGGGCGCGAGATCGATCTGCGCGTCAGCAGCATGCCGACGCTGCTCGGCGAGAAGCTCGTGCTGCGCATCCTGGACAAGTCGAACTTGCGCGTGAAGCTGAGCGACCTCGGCTTTCGCCCCGAAGCGCTCACCTCGTTCCGCCGCATGCTCGACCAGCCGCACGGCCTGGTGCTGGTGACGGGCCCCACCGGCAGCGGCAAGACGACCACGCTCTACTCGGCGCTCGACCTGCTGCGCAGCCCCGAGGTCAACATCATCACGATCGAGGACCCGGTGGAGTACCAGCTGGACCTCGTCAACCAGACGCACGTGAACGAGGCGGTCGGCCTCACCTTCGCCCGCGCGCTGCGCAGCATCCTGCGGCAGGACCCCGACGTCATCATGGTCGGCGAGATCCGCGACCAGGACACCGCCCGCGTGGCGGTGCAGGCGGCGCTCACCGGTCACCTGGTGCTGGCGACGCTGCACACGAACGACGCGCCCGGCGCCGTGGCGCGCCTGCTCGACATGGGCATCGAACCCTACCTGCTCAGCAGCGCGATCAACGGCGTGGTGGCGCAGCGACTGGCACGCAACGTCTGCCCCGCCTGCGCAACGAAGTACTACCCCAGCGAGCAGGAACTGCGCGACGCCGAGCTGATGGATCAGGTGGGCCGCCCGTTCCGCAAGGGCAGCGGTTGCCCGCAGTGCCACGACAGCGGCTTCCGTGGCCGCTGCGGCATTTACGAGGTGATGGAGGTGACGCCAGAGCTGCGCCGCATGGTGCACCGCGCCGCGGCATCGCACGACATTCGCGAACAGTTTCGCAAGCTGGGCGGCCGCACGTTGCGCGACGAGGGCGTCGCGATCGCGCTCGAGGGCACCAGCAGCCTGGACGAGGTGCTGCGCGTCACGCATTGCGACGACGCGGACACGAGCGACGAGGTGCCCGCGGCCGCGTAG
- a CDS encoding type II secretion system F family protein: MAFQYKAIDMNGRQVSDVLRNAASAADATEELRRRGLFVVEISEASDAPPEAGTGRWTDRFTAGRRLTRVAAFLRQMSVLLASGTPLVQTLGALERQAPDATFQEVIRQLRESVEEGEPLAMAMQSHPNYFDPVCRGLIAAGESGGNFHLILDRLANMVRQQCQTRAAVRSAMVYPSLLLAVSLGVVVLMIGFVLPRFEGMFDTMGAEMPLPTKVLLSISAWMTTHWWIVLLSLGGFVVASWKWLESAPGRRMLHTFVVRAPIIGPTVRAFCVARIARVLGMLLTSRVPLNESLQLTRDVAGNRHFASAITAAEESITRGGSLGLALGASGLFAPSVCEAINSGEQAGKLGELLTMVADYLDEENSAILKSATAMIEPVILIVVGLFVGIVVLSMFLPLFDIAASAGGEP, translated from the coding sequence ATGGCATTTCAGTACAAAGCCATCGACATGAACGGCCGGCAGGTCAGCGACGTGCTGCGCAATGCCGCCAGCGCCGCCGACGCCACCGAGGAGCTGCGCCGCCGCGGTTTGTTCGTCGTCGAGATCAGCGAAGCGTCCGATGCCCCCCCCGAGGCCGGCACCGGCCGCTGGACCGACCGCTTCACCGCCGGCCGCCGGCTGACGCGCGTGGCGGCGTTCCTCAGGCAGATGTCGGTCCTGCTCGCATCGGGCACGCCGCTCGTGCAGACGCTGGGCGCGCTGGAGCGCCAGGCGCCGGACGCCACGTTCCAAGAGGTCATCCGCCAGTTGCGCGAAAGCGTTGAAGAAGGCGAACCGCTCGCGATGGCCATGCAGAGCCACCCCAACTACTTCGACCCCGTCTGCCGCGGCCTGATCGCCGCCGGTGAGAGTGGCGGCAACTTCCACCTCATCCTCGATCGCCTGGCCAACATGGTGCGCCAACAGTGTCAGACGCGCGCAGCGGTCCGCAGCGCGATGGTCTACCCGTCGCTGTTGCTGGCGGTCTCGCTCGGCGTGGTCGTGCTGATGATCGGCTTCGTGCTGCCGCGATTCGAGGGCATGTTCGACACGATGGGCGCCGAGATGCCGCTGCCCACGAAGGTGCTGCTGAGCATCAGCGCCTGGATGACCACGCACTGGTGGATCGTGCTGCTATCGCTCGGCGGCTTCGTGGTCGCCAGCTGGAAGTGGCTGGAGAGCGCCCCCGGCCGGCGCATGTTGCACACGTTCGTGGTGCGCGCACCGATCATCGGGCCGACGGTGCGGGCGTTCTGCGTCGCGCGCATCGCCCGCGTGCTGGGCATGCTGCTGACGAGCCGCGTGCCGTTGAACGAGTCGCTGCAGCTCACGCGCGACGTCGCCGGCAACCGCCACTTCGCCAGCGCCATCACCGCGGCCGAAGAATCGATCACGCGTGGCGGCTCGCTCGGCCTCGCGCTGGGCGCGTCGGGCCTATTCGCACCGTCCGTCTGCGAGGCGATCAACAGCGGCGAGCAGGCCGGCAAGCTCGGCGAGCTGCTGACAATGGTGGCCGACTATCTGGATGAGGAGAACAGCGCGATCCTGAAGTCGGCCACCGCGATGATCGAGCCGGTGATCCTGATCGTGGTCGGCCTGTTCGTCGGCATCGTCGTGCTGAGCATGTTCCTCCCCCTGTTCGACATCGCCGCTTCGGCCGGGGGGGAACCATGA
- a CDS encoding PilN domain-containing protein, with the protein MTSAGQHNFLPPADRAARRSRRIVRPIVTIGSVYLALLAAAAVGISLIGTTSTASAVQAITVQADLDRTTASLHNVRLQLTAMERELAAVRRVTAQPDISLLLPIVAQQVCVDGTLRDLRVEPAGEGKGRELIVSLRGFTRSYASASALALRLERVNLFKSVQLQRTDLQLVGAEESVSFDIRCTLEGGGL; encoded by the coding sequence ATGACCTCCGCTGGCCAACACAACTTCCTGCCCCCCGCCGACCGCGCGGCCCGCCGGTCGAGGAGGATCGTGCGGCCGATCGTCACGATCGGCTCGGTCTACCTCGCACTGCTCGCCGCGGCCGCAGTGGGCATTTCGTTGATCGGCACGACGTCGACTGCATCGGCGGTTCAGGCGATCACCGTGCAGGCCGACCTCGACCGAACGACAGCATCGCTACACAACGTGCGACTGCAACTGACCGCGATGGAGCGCGAGCTGGCCGCGGTGCGGCGCGTGACCGCGCAGCCGGACATCAGCCTGCTGCTGCCGATCGTCGCGCAACAGGTGTGCGTGGACGGCACGCTGCGGGACCTCCGCGTCGAACCGGCCGGCGAAGGCAAGGGCCGGGAACTGATCGTCAGCCTGCGCGGGTTCACGCGGTCGTACGCCAGCGCGTCCGCCCTGGCATTGCGACTGGAACGGGTGAACCTCTTCAAGTCGGTGCAACTTCAACGAACCGATCTGCAACTCGTGGGGGCCGAGGAGTCGGTCTCGTTCGATATCCGCTGCACACTGGAAGGGGGCGGGCTGTGA
- the pilO gene encoding type 4a pilus biogenesis protein PilO yields the protein MMQMLAARGPMIAAGVAVCLIATAAVCAFVVRPAITRGTEASAQAAEVADRMDALRDAARQLQQARERLAQATAKVAAERRLLAAPAQLNEKVTHIVQMAEHYKLLVTAMRPEQSVRSGDHTVQPLTLTASATYADLRAFAAELRRVHPDVVIESLVLSQTGAALRPMNLQARLLWHGQPRVGGTATPSAAPLAGVAP from the coding sequence ATGATGCAGATGCTAGCGGCGCGCGGGCCGATGATTGCGGCCGGCGTGGCGGTTTGCCTGATCGCCACGGCTGCGGTTTGCGCGTTCGTCGTCCGGCCCGCCATAACGCGCGGCACGGAGGCATCGGCCCAGGCCGCGGAGGTCGCCGATCGGATGGATGCGCTGCGCGACGCCGCACGGCAGCTTCAACAGGCGCGCGAACGCCTCGCGCAGGCCACCGCCAAGGTGGCGGCCGAGCGGCGGCTGCTGGCAGCGCCGGCGCAGTTGAACGAGAAGGTCACGCATATCGTGCAGATGGCCGAGCACTACAAGCTGCTCGTCACAGCCATGCGTCCCGAGCAATCCGTGCGCAGCGGCGACCACACGGTGCAACCGCTGACGTTGACGGCTTCGGCCACCTACGCCGACCTGCGCGCGTTCGCCGCGGAACTGCGGCGCGTTCACCCGGACGTGGTGATCGAGTCGCTCGTGCTGTCGCAGACCGGCGCGGCCCTGCGCCCAATGAACCTTCAGGCCCGACTGCTCTGGCACGGGCAGCCGCGCGTCGGGGGCACGGCAACCCCATCGGCGGCGCCGCTCGCGGGGGTGGCACCATGA
- a CDS encoding prepilin-type N-terminal cleavage/methylation domain-containing protein, translated as MQYNTSNRGRGGFSLLELVVVIVIIGIISAIAIPRMSKGAKGASENASKANVAVLESAIELYTAEHGGTRPTAAAIADQLTKCSNDAGTVKSGTAADVVTPDATYAWGPYLKVLPPATYGAFKGKSEIATSATKDADTGWIYDEATGRVTMNE; from the coding sequence ATGCAGTACAACACGTCTAACCGGGGTCGAGGTGGGTTCAGCTTGCTGGAACTGGTGGTGGTGATCGTGATCATCGGCATCATCTCGGCGATCGCGATCCCCAGGATGAGCAAGGGCGCCAAGGGCGCCAGCGAGAACGCCTCGAAGGCGAACGTCGCGGTGCTGGAGAGCGCGATCGAGCTGTACACCGCCGAGCACGGTGGCACGCGCCCAACCGCGGCGGCCATTGCCGACCAACTGACCAAGTGCTCGAACGACGCGGGCACCGTGAAATCCGGCACCGCCGCCGATGTGGTGACGCCCGATGCCACCTACGCCTGGGGCCCCTACCTGAAGGTGCTGCCGCCAGCGACGTACGGCGCGTTCAAGGGCAAGTCCGAGATCGCCACGTCCGCCACCAAGGATGCGGACACCGGCTGGATCTACGACGAGGCGACCGGCCGCGTCACGATGAACGAGTAA
- a CDS encoding prepilin-type N-terminal cleavage/methylation domain-containing protein: MHFPTRKRQHRGMSLIELAMVAAITSIIAAIALPAFAQPTARQRVALSAQRVASDLRYAAAVSRATGTARTVTVDATNRTIDVTPSIGNAPPARLGDWPFQLTSVNASFGGGATSISFDIWGQPLAGGTVTLRVGSNVRVVSIDGATGEVAVQ, translated from the coding sequence ATGCACTTCCCCACGCGTAAACGTCAGCACCGCGGGATGAGCCTGATCGAGCTGGCGATGGTCGCCGCCATCACCAGCATCATCGCGGCGATCGCGCTGCCCGCGTTCGCGCAGCCCACGGCGCGGCAGCGGGTGGCGCTCAGCGCGCAGCGCGTCGCCAGCGACCTGCGCTACGCCGCCGCTGTATCGCGGGCAACCGGAACGGCACGAACGGTAACGGTGGATGCCACGAACCGCACGATCGACGTCACCCCCTCCATCGGCAACGCGCCGCCGGCTCGTCTTGGCGACTGGCCGTTCCAATTGACGTCCGTAAACGCCAGCTTCGGCGGTGGCGCCACGTCGATCTCGTTCGACATCTGGGGCCAACCGCTGGCCGGCGGCACCGTGACGCTGCGCGTCGGCAGCAACGTGCGCGTAGTGTCGATCGACGGCGCAACGGGCGAGGTAGCGGTGCAATGA
- a CDS encoding type II secretion system protein, with protein sequence MTLARRGMSMMETMAAVAVAGILFASLGSSVVWVSKALPSATDPVVAGAVARDALQQFTTDLRYAMRVTERDARAITFAVPDRNGDGAEETIRYSCEATAGSPLLRAYNGGAPVTIVPRVRSWNIAYRDRAIAVPREPLESAEQSFLSPGLGLLSYAHAVNDHDWHGQYFRPYVPLTATDYRITRVRFRARSRGGNSGQFLVRVMRSAPTGVPTGTVLAETLVLEQSLSTSFEWVNVTFTDPIWLPASEQASIVVTHVSDTDACEVQASSITLSLANTAFLSTGNAAASWSVQPLRSMSLYAWGTYRTPQSPSTAHSLLSLTVTLTPEVGTGSAGGATIAAVDMVNRPEVPAP encoded by the coding sequence ATGACGCTCGCCCGCCGCGGCATGTCGATGATGGAGACGATGGCGGCGGTCGCCGTCGCGGGCATCCTCTTCGCATCGCTGGGCTCGTCGGTCGTCTGGGTCAGCAAGGCCCTGCCCAGCGCCACCGATCCCGTCGTCGCCGGCGCGGTTGCCCGAGATGCGCTCCAACAGTTCACGACCGACCTGCGCTACGCGATGCGCGTCACCGAACGGGACGCGCGGGCCATCACGTTCGCCGTGCCCGATCGCAACGGTGACGGCGCCGAAGAGACCATCCGCTACAGCTGCGAGGCCACCGCCGGCTCGCCACTGCTTCGCGCTTACAACGGTGGAGCGCCGGTGACGATCGTGCCACGCGTGCGCAGCTGGAACATCGCCTACCGCGACCGCGCGATCGCCGTGCCGCGCGAGCCGCTGGAGTCGGCCGAGCAGAGCTTCCTCTCGCCAGGCCTGGGGTTGCTCAGTTACGCCCATGCGGTCAACGACCACGATTGGCACGGCCAGTACTTCCGCCCATACGTGCCGTTGACGGCGACCGACTATCGCATCACCCGCGTGCGATTCCGGGCGCGCAGCAGAGGTGGCAACTCCGGTCAGTTCCTCGTGCGGGTGATGCGCAGCGCTCCGACCGGCGTGCCCACGGGCACGGTGCTCGCTGAGACGCTCGTGCTCGAACAGTCGCTGTCCACCTCGTTCGAGTGGGTCAACGTCACCTTCACCGACCCGATCTGGTTGCCCGCGAGCGAGCAGGCCTCCATCGTCGTGACGCACGTCAGCGACACCGATGCCTGCGAGGTGCAGGCCTCTTCGATCACGCTCAGCCTGGCGAATACCGCGTTTTTATCCACCGGCAACGCCGCCGCTTCTTGGTCGGTTCAGCCGCTACGCTCCATGTCGCTGTACGCGTGGGGCACATATCGAACGCCGCAGTCGCCATCAACGGCCCACTCGCTGTTGAGCCTCACCGTCACGCTAACGCCCGAGGTGGGCACCGGCAGCGCCGGTGGCGCCACGATCGCGGCGGTGGATATGGTGAACCGCCCAGAGGTGCCCGCGCCATGA
- a CDS encoding prepilin-type N-terminal cleavage/methylation domain-containing protein — MSNRHRTSGRPRGVALIEVLIASTITAVLFVAAVSSAAAARVTRQKAFDATNGHMLGAALMAELNERAYCEPGTVDNATTSRGRDFGELPGRRDLFDDVDDYHDYQSPSPTLLDGTVLAGPQWSWSVHIDRLSNLNGTASPSETGLRRVRVTVMKGTRIVARIDQLRSRAAG; from the coding sequence ATGAGCAACCGCCATCGCACATCTGGCAGGCCGCGCGGCGTGGCGCTCATCGAGGTGCTGATCGCCAGCACCATCACCGCCGTCCTCTTCGTCGCCGCCGTCTCGTCCGCAGCGGCCGCGCGGGTCACGCGACAGAAGGCGTTCGACGCGACCAACGGCCACATGCTGGGCGCGGCGCTCATGGCCGAGTTGAACGAGCGTGCCTACTGCGAACCCGGGACCGTGGACAACGCCACCACCTCGCGCGGCCGCGACTTCGGTGAACTTCCCGGCCGGCGCGATCTGTTCGACGACGTCGACGATTACCACGACTACCAGAGCCCTTCCCCCACCCTGCTCGACGGCACCGTGCTCGCCGGCCCGCAGTGGTCGTGGTCGGTGCATATCGATCGCCTTTCAAACCTGAACGGCACCGCAAGCCCCTCCGAGACGGGCCTCAGACGGGTGCGCGTCACCGTGATGAAGGGAACGCGCATCGTCGCGCGCATCGATCAGCTGCGCTCGAGGGCGGCAGGATGA
- a CDS encoding response regulator, giving the protein MSNRHFLLVDDEAYLTTLVAQALKKRGDTVEVARDGNLAIAAVRQRRPDLIITDYQMPNCDGLTMATRLRQSPETMHIPLIMLSGRGHRITPAEQAQTNIQRILEKPFSMRELMTVLDEVLATHAAAA; this is encoded by the coding sequence ATGTCCAACCGCCATTTCCTGCTCGTGGACGACGAAGCCTACCTGACCACGTTGGTCGCGCAGGCCCTCAAGAAGCGTGGCGACACGGTGGAGGTCGCACGCGACGGCAACCTAGCGATCGCCGCGGTGCGGCAGCGCCGGCCAGACCTGATCATCACCGATTACCAGATGCCAAACTGCGACGGCCTGACGATGGCCACCCGCCTGCGGCAGTCGCCGGAGACGATGCACATCCCGCTGATCATGCTCAGCGGTCGCGGCCACCGCATCACGCCCGCGGAGCAGGCGCAGACGAACATCCAACGCATCCTCGAGAAGCCGTTCAGCATGCGCGAGCTGATGACCGTGCTAGATGAAGTGCTCGCCACCCACGCCGCGGCGGCGTAG
- the urtE gene encoding urea ABC transporter ATP-binding subunit UrtE, producing the protein MLQLKNLNFHYGAVQALHDINMVMRPGQITCVMGRNGVGKTTLLRSIMGIATSSSGAIALGDRDVTPLPANKRAKAGLALVPQGRQIFPKLTVMENLRVGLQARSDGKRAVPDDIFELFPILKQFANRNGGDLSGGQQQQLAIGRALAGDPKVLLLDEPTEGIQPNVIQQIGHVLRKLVTERDMTVVLVEQYLDFVREFGQMFYIMNRGSVVAQGKTSELESDVIARHLSV; encoded by the coding sequence ATGCTTCAACTCAAAAACCTCAACTTCCACTACGGCGCCGTTCAGGCGTTGCACGACATCAACATGGTCATGCGGCCAGGCCAGATCACCTGCGTGATGGGGCGCAACGGCGTCGGCAAGACGACGCTGCTGCGCAGCATCATGGGCATCGCCACCAGCAGCAGCGGGGCGATCGCGCTCGGCGATCGTGACGTGACGCCGCTGCCGGCCAACAAGCGTGCCAAGGCGGGCCTGGCGCTGGTGCCACAGGGCAGGCAGATCTTCCCGAAGCTCACTGTGATGGAGAATTTGCGCGTCGGCCTGCAGGCCCGCAGCGACGGCAAACGGGCCGTGCCGGACGACATCTTCGAGCTCTTCCCCATCCTCAAACAGTTCGCCAACCGCAACGGCGGCGACCTGTCCGGTGGCCAACAACAGCAACTGGCCATCGGCCGTGCGCTGGCGGGCGACCCGAAGGTGCTGCTGTTGGATGAGCCGACCGAGGGCATTCAGCCCAACGTGATCCAGCAGATCGGCCACGTGCTGCGCAAGCTGGTGACCGAGCGGGACATGACCGTCGTGCTCGTCGAACAGTACCTCGACTTCGTCCGCGAGTTCGGCCAGATGTTCTACATCATGAACCGCGGCAGCGTGGTGGCACAGGGCAAGACCAGCGAACTGGAGTCGGACGTGATCGCGCGGCACCTGAGCGTGTGA